The DNA segment CACAGGAAATAATGAGGAATTTATCGCTACAAAAAAATGGAAATATTGTGGCGGTTATATTACGACGGTTCCAATAAACCGCCACAAAATCTAATTAAAAATGGCGTCTTGCCAGCCGCCGATTAAATATTTTCAATAGCGGCGATTAAAACCGCCGTAATATTTTACTCACAACAATTGATACTATTCCCCCATATGTTTTAGTATTTCCCCCTCATTATTTTGAGACTCCCTCCAGAATTCCCCAAATGACTATCTGCTCAGTTATGAAGCTTACCCTTTCCCTCCCAAAAATTATCCTTTCCTTTCAGATCCCTCCATCCTTTCCCTCCGAAATTTTTTGGTAAAACTTATGCTTACCCCATTTTCACGATTCATTATTCTTGAAGGTAAAACTCACTCTTATCCACCATTCCTCTGTTTTAGGTAAAATAATTGCAGCTGAGGCATGAAATTGATAAGAATCGAGATTCAAATCAGGTAATGTAGCGATTACGGTTCATGTATAGTACCAAAAGTTCTTTTTCTCTTTATTAGGGTTCATGCATGTAGAGATTTTTCCCAATTTGTTCTAATTCTTTTTCCTTAGTCCGATAATCAATGATTTTGCTACAGTTTGGTATTTCGATTTTCCTCAGTCCGTTTTTCCCCAATGCTTTGTTTGGTATTTCGATTGCATGCActtaattttgatattttaatATGTTCTACTTGCTAATATTAACCTAAGTATTATATATGGGCTTGATATGTAGCCGAGAGACCAAAAACTACTGGTGAAGCTATTGTGATCGACATCGACAGTAAACCATTTGATAGGTATAGCTCGTTTCAGTTTAATTTTATCCTTTCTTTTGAgcagattttttttattaaacagatTTCATAGGAGATATTATCTCTAcgaatttctatatttatttgtGTTTATCTGAATCTAAGAGATACTAGTGCTGAATGGTGGATGTTTTAGTTTGAAATTTCTGTATTTTCTTTATGCCATTGATAAATCATAACTTAGAGTTTGAACATTACAAGTTTTCTTGTTCATGCTGTTTTAAATGACACCTGATGCAACATTAATGTAGCTTCTGGCCTATTAACTACAAAAGATCTCAAATTGATTGTGCATTTTTAGTTAAACATTGCACACAGAATTTATTGGATACTTAAATGGCgttaactgcctcaatcttcgcCTTGTCATCACCTTCTTTGGCTATGTTCACAGAGGGAAATAAAAATTGACAATTTCTCCAAGGCTCATTTAATGTTTTAAATGAGAGTTTGTCATTCTAATTTTAGTTGAAATTCAGTATTTGCCCTTGTGTTTGAAGGGTTGAGGGCACAATTGAAGATCTTCCAAGCTTGTTCATATATTTTGTGCTCATTTAAGTTTGTTTACATAGTAATAGATTTCATAGGCTTATCTGAATTATAAGCTCTTCAAGCTCATTACTGAACTCCACATTCAAATCCAAATTCCCAAAGTGTTTCGCGGCCCTGCCTGGTTGCCTTCTTCTATATCAAGTGATAGTCTTATGGTTAATCTTATTAAGTCTCTATGATTAGCTGAGTTAACCTTTATGTTGATTTTGTGCATAACCTACCTCTGTTAGTTAAACAGTAATATCATATCAGCTAAGCTAATTGCATCATGTTCTTGAACTTTTCTTGGTGTCTTTGTACCTCTAGATTAACTTGACTCGTCTACTTGTGACATTATGTTGATCTTATAAATTGTTTCCCTGTAGCCCATGTTTTGTATTTGACCTGCTTACTTGGATGACTAGTTGATAAGTATGTTGTTGGTAACCTACATGTTCTGCACATTTAATGATTCATATAGCTATATGTTGTTCTTGAATCCTATTAAGCTTCTCCCTCCTTTTTCAGTTTTACATTAATTTTTATTTGAGAATATTAATAGGAGTAAATTGATTGCTGAAGTTTGACCACTGGTCATCAGGAGTACTTTCATTTTAAATGTCTTCTGTCCTCtgtaaatggtgttatttcacagGTTATGTTTTTTGCTTTTGAACTATCTTTTTAGTTTTGATATTGTGATGTTATCTTATGTCTTCCTTTTTAGCCATGCCAATTGATAAATCTTGGATCAGTAAACCACGAAACACACCTGAATATGTAGATGGTCTAagacaatttttggattttgctTTTGAGCACGGGTTAGTTGGAAGCATCTTAATATATTTTCGTTTCAAATTAGTTTAGATTATAGCTATGTCCTTTTTTGTTCTTGACTTGCTTTATGTTCTTGCATCTAGTTACTTTCTTTCATTAATTAAGCTTTAAGTTATTTTTGTCTTGAAATTTAAACTGGTTTGGTATCAAGGTTTTCTTGTTTTGCTTTATATACCTTTATGTATGCAGAGATGCCGAAGCAAAATAGGGTTAAAAATCAATTCAAATCAGTCAAAGAGAGATCTTTACTTGTTCCGAGGCAGTCATCACAGGCTCAAGCTTCATCTTCAACATCTTATCGAGTCTCTGTACATTCTACACTGCCTACACAACCTACACAGCCTGTTATTCCAGGTGATGGAGTCTCTTCGCAGCACGgtgttccatcttcatcatctaATGGAGTCTCTTCGCAGCATGTTGTATCATCTTCATCATCTGATGGGGTATCTTCTCAGCCCGCCGTTCCATTTTCATCATCTGGTGCAGTCTCTTCACAACAAATTGGACGTAGTACTAGCAATGAAGAGCCTCATTGGTTTGTCGATGTTATAGGTACATATGAATTTCAAGTGATTGAGTATTCTTTCTGTTTTCCTCATTTAATATTTTAACATGACTTTATTTTATTGTAGATGAACGTCAAGTAATAAAAGCAATTAGATTGAAGGTTAAGGATGTCCATAACTTGGATAAAGGATTGCATATAATTGTAGAATTTGATGAATATCATGCAGCAATTGGGAAGTTGGCTGGCCTAATTGCTGGAGTTTTAGGGCAGCTTGCAACAAATCCTATGTATTTTCCTATTGGCTTTGAGAAATGGCCATCCATGCCCAAATCTTTTCTGGACCGTGTTTTTAATGATATAATAGTGGTAATGCCATCTAAATTATTTTGTTTAGTTTGTATCTTTTAGTTGTATATGTAAAACTGCAGTaaattaacttactttatatttGTGAAGCCTCGGTTTTTCTTTAGGATTGATCAACAAAAGGCAAAGGCATGGCTTAACAGTTCCATTAACGAACCGTGGAGGGAGTACAGGCTTAAACTATGGAAGGAGGCTCAAGATCCTTTATTAAGTAAACAAGATATCATCAAGAACGTTCCGGATGGCATACCGATGGACCAATGGGCACTTTATGTTACTTATCGGATGAAAGAGGAGGCAAAGGTACTTTCTTCTGCTATTGCtacttctgcttcttcttctgttTCTGTTGCTTCTTTTGCTACTGCTTCTCCTACTTCATCTGCTACTGTTGCCTTTTCTTCTTCTGCTTCTtatttgcttcttcttctgctaTTGCTATTTATGCTTCTTCttttgcttctgcttcttctgctATTGTTGCTATTGCTATCTGCTTCTTTAGGCATAGATGCTTCTTTTGCTACTGctatttctgcttcttcttttgcttctgcttcttcttcttttgcttcttttgcttcttattttgcttctgttgcttcttattttgcttctgcttcttctgctATTGTTGCTACTGCTATATCTGCTTCTTTAGGCATAAAATCGTACAAGCCCGTATCCAAATTGTACAACGTCACTCTTCTTACTACATATAACTGTTCTAAtattaatgaagattatcataCATTAAGGGCTCATTTGAATCAACATGTGAATGAACTGCTTTTCTACATCCATCCAAATTAATTTAACTAATTCACTTAACCATTAGGTCTGGTTAAAATTTTCACTCCTCTGTTCAGTTAtctcatttttctccttttgaaTTGCTTCCAATTGTGCCATCAATACCTTCTCCTTGTTCTCCGGTTATCTATCCTTGAGATCCTCCTCCTCTTTAGTTGAAGTTTCCAACAATGACTTAGTTTTCTCAAATTCAGCCAAGAAACTTTGACAACCGGTTATTCtctgagagtaatctctccagcTATACATGATGGTTGGGAAGTCAAACTTAAGTTCCAATATTTGCTTGGCTTCTTCATCCGCAAATAATGATAGGTTGCCAGCAAGTATGGCCTGATTGAGTAGGCTCTATGTCATTCACGGAGATCAATTGATCCTGATTGAGTCGATGGAGCGAAGCATAATCAGTAAAGTGACCCTGATGACAGAAAGAGATCAACAAATAAATAATATCCATTTCTGTAGTTAGACAAAAGAGAACCAACTCATAGTCTAATTTATTGTTGCTACTGCTATCTGCTTCTTCTGatgctgcttctgcttcttctgtTTCTGCTGCTTCTTCGCTACTACTTCTCCTGCTTCTGCTTTtgcttattttggtcttataTAATGGAATTTCACCTATTTAATTTGTAGGAGCATTGCAAGAAGAATGCACAGATTCGAAAAAACCAGCTTCCTCATACTTGTGGTGCTATGAGTTCTGCTAGAAGAAGGGCTGCAATGGTAGTTTACACGCTTAAATTAGATAAGATATATGTTCTCAATTAATTACTAACATTATTCATTTTAAAAATTTCAGAAGGCGATGGGAAAAGCTTTTGATCGAGGCAAAATGTGGACTGAGACTCATAAAAGGAAAGATGGGAGTTATGTAACTGATGAGGCTAGGGTGATTGGGGTAAGTAACATTTTTGGTGCCTTCAGCTGtgaaattatattttattttcagATTGGTACTGCTTGTCCAGTGGGTTTCCACAACTTTTTGCACTAGCATTTTGATAGTCTGAGATGCATGACAGGCTGTTGGTGACAATTTGTAGTGTTACTCGTGCCTTCTCTTATCATGATTTGTATGGACTATACTGTTTTTTGTGTGGACTATACTTACATTGGTTTTGAAAAGATCTAGTGACTCCTGTACATTAGAGTTCCAGTAACCTGGTTGTGTTTCAACCAGCAAACATTTGAAGAACTGTTCAAAAGCCAATACTTTGCTTAACTATCAGAAGTTGAATGTTGGAAATAATAATCAGGTTTTTGAGTCGCACAGAACCAGCAGCCAAGCATTACCATTGTCTCAATAagcattaatagaaaagaaattaCTCTGAACTAGTATAACAGAAGTAGCTTTTATACACAAGCTCAAATGTTGTTTTCTTTGCAATCAACTGCTCATCAGAATAGTTTTAACAAATCTGTTATAAAGCAGATTAGTGTTGTTATGTTAGCAAATTAGCGTTAAATGAGATCTGCTGCTTCTATGGAAATTTTGGCTAGACCATATGGTGTAATTTGCATTTCATTTTGGGATGTGGTGTTATGGATCTGTTGATGGTTTGATTCATGTTTTCGCTAGCAGTTTAATGTACAGTTTTTGTCATTTCCAAGTTCCAAGCAATTTCATATTGCTCAGTTTATGCTTCTTCAAATTTTGtaggaaagaattgaagaaattcgAAGTGATAGAGCAGAAAGTCTTGATGAACCTTCACCAAATGATGCACTTGGCATAGTATTTGGTCGCGAGCACCCCGTCCGTGTTCGAGGTTTAGGCTTGGGTGTAGTTCCAACTGTAGCATTCAAACAGACATCTATGAGATATCATCGTAGTTATGTGGGTTCATCTAGCACTACCGCTCCAACTCTGGAGTGGCAGCAAGAGATGATAGATGTGAAATCAAAATTAAATGCATTGATTAGCTTATATGAAAGGAACATAGGGAATATCCTCGAGGAGTTTGCTCACTTATTATCCACTCCTCCACAGGTATAAGTTCTCTTATTGCCACGACCCCAGTTCGTCCTTCGTGaattgtcgtgatggcacctagtctctatgactagatTAGCCTAACAAGTGCGGAAAACAAACTAAATTTGCGGAATAAACAATCAAAAGCTGAAAACAACTGAAGGAAATAATATTTAAATGCTGCGTAGCATATACACATAACTTCTCAAAATCggatacactatcccaaaacctggAAACTCACGAATCCACAAGTTGAGAGAAACACTACATAGCTCTAATtctggaatgtctaataagaacatgaaagtatagaagggctaaatactaaaagcaggaatagaaagggactactcggtctgcggacgcggtagatgtacttcgaagtctctagagcagtcgtctcctcaaggatgataggcctgagtagcggtatctgaatctgcacatgaaaattacgcgcagaaggggcatgagtacactaccgcagtactcagtaagtgccaagcctaacctcggttgggtagtgacgaggaaggtcagggccctactgaggttaaataaaatataaagatcaacagtataaaATAGAATAGTATAAATAGGTACGGTAGTAAAATAACATAGGATGTATAGAACATCAAtaactatacagaaacaaggtaaacatggaaaggaaatacaacttagcaccaataataacaatcagggatctcccaggatatcgtcctgtagtctcatatgtacatatccagtggatctcctgggatcccgtcccgtagtccaacttatAGTGCGCGGgggtctaccggaatcccgttccgtagtcccaaatgtaaatacccagtactgggggaatctaccaggtgcattcccgtagttccatataactgtgcagggagatctaccgggaatctaacccatagtcccaaagtaaatgtgcaggggatctaccgggaatcttacccgtagtcccaaagtaaacagacaagggggagctaccggaatcctacatccgtagtcccaaaagtaaagaCACAACAGCatcaggaaaatatacagaaatgacaaaatttcatattaaggcaataagtgattctagcctagcatgctgcacataattcaagtaaggcaggttgaatcaaataaaataattaagtcacttagacatgctttcctaagctaacaacatgcttaatagtgcaagtaatagaaacaggaaaggaaacatactagtaattacttaaagaaaaaccggatttccaacaattagcacaagtacgcattcgtcacctcacgtacaaggcatttcaattaccaaatataccaatcctaaggggaaggttccccacacaaggttaaacaagccacttacctcgaatcggctaaaaaatcaatctaaaaccacgctcttgccatgagtactcgactccaaatgacccaaatctattcaattcaatttcataatataaataacacttcaagtaactgattctacaattaaattctaagctaatacgcgaaattaggtaaaatgaccaaaatgcccctcgggcccatgtctcggaatcaggtgaaatttatatttttagaaaacccgtactctcacgagtctatacataacaagaacactgaaatcggagtccaaatgacccctcaaatccttattcaaaggtctcttaaactcaagctctAATTACCTATTTTCTCCAaaattttcaccactaattaggtttTTAATCACAtgaaaacgagttatgaagtcaaggatgttacctccaagcgattcccctttgttttcctcaaaaatctctctcaaaagctccaaacccggatgaaaatggtgaaagaataggtCAAAATCGCAAagacaactatttatatgttctgcccagcgattccaGCATTTGCGGCCcttggaccgcatctgcggtcctgcttTTGCAGACAAAAGGTCGCACGTGCGACTTTCACTTAAAAACCTAATTCTCTCATCTGCGGAACATTAACCGCAGGAGTGGTTCCGCTTCTGCGAACTTTTCACCGCATCTGCGCTTCctgagaaaatggccaaatcccgctTCTGCAGTCACCTAGCCGCATTTGCGgcgccgcaggtgcggttatgacagaaccaacagctgaagctgcaacttaaaTTCAAAAatcttcccgtcaaccatccggaatcatcccgaggcctcaaccaaaggcaccaacaagtcacaaaccacaaaccactatccaaacttgtaccaatccttaaaacgcctaaaacaacatcgaaacctcgaattaaccatggatttaagactaagaactccaaatttctcaaaatacgctttcaatcaaaaagtctatcaaacctcgtccgaatgacctgaaattttgcacacacgtcacattcaacactacggaactactccaactttcagaattccatttcgaccctcagatcaaaatctcactatcgagcTGGAAACTTCAATAATTTAACTTCCGGCATTTCaatcctaaattagctacggacctccaaaacacaatccggacacgctcctaaccccgaaatcacccaacggagctaacggaaccatcgaatttccattccgaggccatcttcacactgttccgactacggtcaactttccaacattaagctctcatttagggactaagtgtcccaaaaactctccaaaactcaaaaccgaacatcccgacaaattaaaatagtagaaataaacttggggaaagcagttaataggggatcgtgATCTTacttcttaagacgaccggccaggtcgtcacatcctcctacacttaaacattcgttcgtcatcgaacgagcataaagacatacctgaagttgtgaaaagatgagggtaacgactgctcatatcctgctcggtctcccaggttgcctcctcgagcGGCTGACCCTGtcattgaaccttcactgatgcaatgttctttgacctcagtttTCTGACCCACCTGTCTAATatttccactggctcctcaacataggatagaaccttgtccaactggactgaactgaaatccaacacgtgcgacggatcactgtgataccttcgaagcatcgaaacatgaaataccgggtgaattcctgccaagctgggaggtaaggcaagttcataagcaacctcccaaatccacctcaatatctcaaaatggccaataaatctcggactcaacttccctttcttcccaaatctcataacgcccttcataggcgaaacccgaagcagaacccgctctccaatcATATAgtaaacatcacgaaccttccggtccgcgtaactcttcttcTGGACTGGgatgtgcgaagtctatcctgaattaccttaaccttctccaaagtatcCTGAACCAGGTCTATGTCCAACAATctggcctcacctggctcaaaccaacctaccggggatctacaccatctcttatataaagcctcatatggtgccatccaaatgctggactgatagctattattgtaagcaaactctgccaatggcaaaaactgatcccaaaaccctccaaactcaatcacacacgcacgaagcatatcctcaggaatctaaatagtgcgctcggactgtccgtccgtctgaaggTGAAATGCTGTattcaactccacccgagtatcCAACTCATGTTAAacagccctccagaaccgtgatgtaaactgagtacccatATATgagatgatggacactggaataccatgcaaacgaacaatcttccagatataaatctccgccaaccgctccgaagaataagtagtacacataggaataaaatgagcggacttggttagcctatccacaatcacctaaatagcatcgaactttctcaaagtccgtgggagcccaactacaaagtccatggtgatccgcgcCCACTTCCATtttggaatctctatctgctgaagcaacccacccggtctctggtgctcatacttcacctactgacagttgaggTAGCGAGCTAcaaactatatccttcttcatccgcctccaccagtagtgctaccttaaatcttgatacatcttcgcggcacccggatgaatggaataccgcgagatataggcctcctccagaatcaactcccgaagcctatcaacattgggtacacaaatccgaccctgcatcctcaataccccatcatcaccaatagtcacatctctggcatcaccgtgccgaACCTtttccttgaggacaagtaaatgagggtcatcatactgctgctccctgatacgatcaaataaagacgaccgagaaaccacgcaagctagaacctgattgggctccgaaagattcaatctcacaaactggttggctaaggcctgaacattcatcaccataggcctctccgatgctggtaaataagccaaactccccaaactctcttcccgacgactcaaagcattggTCACCACATTGCCCTTAcccaggtgatacaaaatagtgatatcatagtcctttagcaactctaaccacctcctatggcgcaaatttagatccttttgcttgaataggtgctgcaagcttcgatgatcagtataaatctcacagggaacaccgtataagtaatggcaccaaattttcagggcgtgaacaatggcaactaactcaaggtcgtgaatagggtagttcttttcatgtatcttcaactgtctggacgcgtaggcaatcaccctactgtcttGCATCAACATCGCTCCCAgaccaaccctcgaggcatcacaatagaccatataagatcccaaaacctgtaggcagtatcaaaattggggctgtggtcaaagttgtcttgagcttctgaaagcttgcctcacactcctccatccactagaacggagcacccttctgggt comes from the Nicotiana sylvestris chromosome 4, ASM39365v2, whole genome shotgun sequence genome and includes:
- the LOC104242076 gene encoding uncharacterized protein isoform X2 — protein: MPKQNRVKNQFKSVKERSLLVPRQSSQAQASSSTSYRVSVHSTLPTQPTQPVIPGDGVSSQHGVPSSSSNGVSSQHVVSSSSSDGVSSQPAVPFSSSGAVSSQQIGRSTSNEEPHWFVDVIDERQVIKAIRLKVKDVHNLDKGLHIIVEFDEYHAAIGKLAGLIAGVLGQLATNPMYFPIGFEKWPSMPKSFLDRVFNDIIVPRFFFRIDQQKAKAWLNSSINEPWREYRLKLWKEAQDPLLSKQDIIKNVPDGIPMDQWALYVTYRMKEEAKEHCKKNAQIRKNQLPHTCGAMSSARRRAAMKAMGKAFDRGKMWTETHKRKDGSYVTDEARVIGERIEEIRSDRAESLDEPSPNDALGIVFGREHPVRVRGLGLGVVPTVAFKQTSMRYHRSYVGSSSTTAPTLEWQQEMIDVKSKLNALISLYERNIGNILEEFAHLLSTPPQV
- the LOC104242076 gene encoding uncharacterized protein isoform X1, encoding MPKQNRVKNQFKSVKERSLLVPRQSSQAQASSSTSYRVSVHSTLPTQPTQPVIPGDGVSSQHGVPSSSSNGVSSQHVVSSSSSDGVSSQPAVPFSSSGAVSSQQIGRSTSNEEPHWFVDVIDERQVIKAIRLKVKDVHNLDKGLHIIVEFDEYHAAIGKLAGLIAGVLGQLATNPMYFPIGFEKWPSMPKSFLDRVFNDIIVPRFFFRIDQQKAKAWLNSSINEPWREYRLKLWKEAQDPLLSKQDIIKNVPDGIPMDQWALYVTYRMKEEAKEHCKKNAQIRKNQLPHTCGAMSSARRRAAMKAMGKAFDRGKMWTETHKRKDGSYVTDEARVIGERIEEIRSDRAESLDEPSPNDALGIVFGREHPVRVRGLGLGVVPTVAFKQTSMRYHRSYVGSSSTTAPTLEWQQEMIDVKSKLNALISLYERNIGNILEEFAHLLSTPPQI